One region of Hoeflea sp. 108 genomic DNA includes:
- a CDS encoding Dabb family protein: MVGGEMIRHCVFVKFQPAVPQAERDSIYAALRGLQVKIDGLESAAFGANVNAERLAWGFDEGFILDFRDAKAQDAYTRHPEHPPIIERLLAAVDGGLDGVFCFDMKIE; the protein is encoded by the coding sequence ATGGTCGGTGGCGAGATGATCAGGCATTGCGTGTTCGTCAAATTCCAGCCGGCGGTGCCGCAGGCCGAACGGGATTCGATCTATGCGGCGTTGCGCGGCCTGCAGGTGAAGATCGACGGTCTCGAGAGCGCTGCGTTTGGTGCCAACGTCAATGCCGAACGCCTGGCCTGGGGGTTCGACGAAGGCTTCATTCTCGATTTTCGCGATGCCAAGGCCCAGGACGCCTACACCAGGCACCCCGAGCATCCGCCGATCATCGAGCGGTTGCTGGCCGCTGTCGATGGCGGGCTCGATGGCGTGTTCTGCTTCGACATGAAGATCGAGTGA
- a CDS encoding ASKHA domain-containing protein, translating to MNSPANITDPLVLFMPSGKRGRFPVGTPVLDAARQLGVYVESVCGGRATCGRCQIEVQEGNFAKHKIVSSNDHISPKGPKEERYERVRGLPEGRRLSCSAMIMGDLVIDVPQDTVINAQVVRKAATDRVIERNAAVQLCYVELEEPDMHKPLGDLDRLKVALEKDWGWKDLLVAPHLIPQVQKILRTKLPDQPEVSPGKWGVTAVVHRDMDSSRPFIIGLYPGLKNEAYGIACDIGSTTIAMHLVSLLSGRIAASSGTSNPQIRFGEDLMSRVSYVMMNPDGREAMTKAVREAVNSLIGKVCEEGNVDRHDIFDCVFVANPIMHHLFLGIDPTELGQAPFALAVSGALQFWAHEIGIEVSQGARLYTLPCIAGHVGADAAGATLSEGPYRQDKMMLLVDVGTNAEIVLGNNKRVVAASSPTGPAFEGAEISSGQRAAPGAIERVRIDPETLEPRYHVIGTEQWSDEEGFDEASWKTGVTGICGSAIIEVVAEMYLTGIISEDGVIDGALAAKSPRIIANGRTFSYLLREGRQGEPRITVTQNDVRAIQLAKAALYAGVKLLMEKQGVETVDTIRFAGAFGSFIDPKYAMVLGLIPDCDLSEVKAVGNAAGTGALMALLNRNHRREIEQEVGRIEKIETALEPHFQQLFINAMALPNKVDPFPKLSEQVKLPPRKAIVEGDADAATPRRRSREERAARRTRD from the coding sequence ATGAATTCGCCCGCCAACATCACCGATCCGCTGGTTCTCTTCATGCCCTCGGGCAAGCGCGGACGGTTCCCGGTGGGAACGCCGGTTCTCGACGCGGCGCGCCAGCTTGGCGTCTATGTCGAGAGCGTCTGCGGCGGACGTGCGACCTGCGGGCGCTGCCAGATCGAGGTGCAGGAAGGCAATTTCGCCAAGCATAAGATCGTCTCGTCCAACGACCATATCTCGCCCAAGGGTCCCAAGGAGGAGCGCTACGAACGCGTCCGCGGCCTGCCCGAAGGACGCCGTCTGTCATGCTCGGCCATGATCATGGGCGACCTCGTCATCGACGTGCCCCAGGACACCGTCATCAATGCCCAGGTGGTGCGCAAAGCTGCCACCGACCGCGTCATCGAGCGCAACGCCGCTGTCCAGCTCTGCTATGTCGAGCTGGAAGAGCCGGACATGCACAAGCCGCTCGGCGATCTCGACCGGCTGAAGGTCGCGCTGGAAAAGGACTGGGGCTGGAAAGACCTGCTGGTTGCCCCCCATCTCATCCCCCAGGTCCAGAAGATCCTGCGCACCAAGCTGCCCGATCAGCCGGAAGTCAGCCCCGGCAAATGGGGCGTCACCGCCGTCGTCCACCGCGACATGGATTCGTCGCGGCCCTTCATCATCGGCCTCTACCCCGGCCTCAAGAACGAGGCCTACGGCATCGCCTGCGACATCGGCTCGACCACCATCGCCATGCATCTGGTGTCGCTGCTGTCTGGGCGCATCGCTGCGTCCTCGGGCACGTCGAACCCGCAGATCCGCTTCGGCGAAGACCTGATGAGCCGTGTCTCCTACGTGATGATGAACCCGGACGGACGCGAGGCCATGACCAAGGCCGTTCGCGAGGCGGTCAACTCGCTGATCGGCAAGGTCTGCGAGGAAGGCAATGTCGATCGTCACGACATTTTCGACTGCGTCTTCGTCGCCAACCCGATCATGCATCATTTGTTCCTCGGCATCGACCCGACGGAACTCGGCCAGGCGCCCTTCGCACTCGCCGTGTCGGGTGCCCTGCAGTTCTGGGCGCATGAGATCGGCATCGAGGTATCTCAGGGCGCGCGCCTCTACACGCTGCCCTGCATCGCCGGCCATGTCGGCGCCGACGCCGCCGGCGCCACCTTGTCGGAAGGCCCGTATCGCCAGGACAAGATGATGCTGCTCGTCGATGTCGGCACCAATGCCGAGATCGTACTGGGCAACAACAAGCGCGTCGTTGCTGCCTCGTCGCCGACCGGTCCTGCCTTCGAGGGTGCGGAGATTTCCTCCGGCCAACGTGCTGCCCCCGGCGCCATCGAACGCGTCCGCATCGACCCGGAAACGCTGGAGCCGCGCTACCACGTGATCGGCACCGAGCAGTGGTCGGACGAGGAAGGTTTCGACGAAGCCTCCTGGAAGACCGGCGTCACAGGTATCTGCGGTTCGGCGATCATCGAGGTCGTGGCCGAAATGTATCTCACCGGGATCATTTCGGAAGACGGCGTCATCGACGGCGCGCTCGCCGCCAAGAGCCCGCGCATCATCGCCAACGGCCGCACCTTCTCCTACCTGCTGCGCGAAGGCCGCCAAGGTGAGCCGCGCATCACCGTCACCCAGAACGACGTGCGCGCCATCCAGCTCGCCAAGGCAGCACTTTATGCCGGCGTGAAGCTCCTGATGGAGAAGCAGGGCGTCGAGACGGTGGACACCATTCGCTTCGCCGGCGCCTTCGGCTCCTTCATCGACCCGAAATACGCCATGGTGCTCGGCCTGATCCCCGACTGCGACCTGTCGGAGGTCAAGGCCGTCGGCAACGCCGCCGGCACCGGCGCGCTGATGGCCCTGCTCAACCGCAACCATCGCCGCGAGATCGAGCAGGAAGTCGGCCGCATCGAAAAGATCGAGACCGCGCTGGAACCGCACTTTCAGCAGCTCTTCATCAACGCCATGGCGCTGCCCAACAAGGTCGATCCGTTCCCCAAGCTGTCCGAGCAGGTCAAGCTGCCGCCACGCAAGGCGATCGTCGAAGGCGATGCGGACGCGGCCACTCCGCGCCGCCGCTCGCGCGAGGAGCGCGCCGCCCGCCGCACACGAGACTGA
- a CDS encoding methylenetetrahydrofolate reductase C-terminal domain-containing protein, with the protein MVDTQPTSSATPHSGATQATLVKKAAPKSDYKPADVSPQRRVQRTFAVRLWSIRHSRMLEWFYSRFADAFLTLHPLWKKIGYGRVEAPVKFVEKHVKGFMFDCRMCGQCVLSSTGMSCPMNCPKQLRNGPCGGVRANGNCEVEPDMPCVWVKAWEGSRNMAKGDAILNVQKPVDQSLRETSAWLRVTAQAAAARETASKEVA; encoded by the coding sequence ATGGTTGATACCCAGCCGACATCGAGCGCGACACCTCATTCCGGCGCCACCCAGGCGACGCTGGTCAAGAAAGCCGCGCCCAAGAGCGACTACAAGCCGGCCGACGTGTCGCCGCAGCGCCGCGTACAGCGCACATTTGCAGTGCGCCTATGGTCGATCCGCCATTCGCGCATGCTGGAGTGGTTCTACAGCCGTTTCGCCGATGCATTCCTGACGCTTCACCCGCTGTGGAAGAAGATCGGCTACGGCCGCGTCGAAGCGCCGGTCAAGTTCGTCGAAAAGCACGTCAAAGGCTTCATGTTCGACTGCCGCATGTGCGGTCAGTGCGTGCTGTCCTCGACTGGCATGTCGTGTCCGATGAACTGCCCCAAGCAGCTGCGCAACGGCCCTTGCGGCGGCGTGCGCGCCAACGGCAATTGCGAGGTCGAGCCCGACATGCCCTGCGTCTGGGTCAAGGCCTGGGAAGGCTCGCGCAACATGGCCAAGGGCGACGCCATCCTCAACGTCCAGAAGCCGGTCGACCAATCGCTGCGCGAAACCTCGGCCTGGCTCAGAGTGACGGCGCAGGCAGCGGCCGCACGCGAAACCGCAAGCAAGGAAGTCGCATGA
- a CDS encoding methyltetrahydrofolate cobalamin methyltransferase: MTRTIVASATREIVIGFDQPFCVIGERINPTGRKKLAAEMVAGNFETVIKDALEQAACGATMLDINAGVTAVDPNATEPALLVQTLEIVQNLVDLPLAIDSSVSAAIEAALKVAKGRPLVNSVTGEEEKLEAILPLVKKYNVPVVAISNDETGISMDPDVRFAVAKKIVERCADFGIPAHDVVVDPLVMPIGALGDAGRQVFALLRRLREELKVNTTCGLSNISFGLPHRHGINAAFIPMVIGAGMTSAIMNPVRPQEMEAVRGANVLNGTDEHCTNWIKTYKDYKPGEHTAPAPVAVTSPADGAAAGGRRRGGREARMARG; the protein is encoded by the coding sequence ATGACCCGCACTATCGTTGCTTCGGCGACCCGCGAAATCGTCATCGGTTTCGACCAGCCCTTCTGCGTCATCGGCGAACGCATCAACCCGACCGGCCGCAAGAAGCTGGCCGCGGAAATGGTCGCCGGCAATTTCGAGACGGTCATCAAGGACGCGCTCGAACAGGCCGCCTGCGGCGCAACGATGCTCGACATCAATGCCGGCGTGACGGCGGTCGACCCGAACGCCACTGAACCGGCGCTGCTGGTGCAGACGCTGGAGATCGTCCAGAATCTCGTCGACCTGCCACTGGCGATCGACAGCTCGGTGTCTGCCGCCATCGAAGCCGCGCTCAAGGTCGCCAAGGGCCGTCCGTTGGTCAACTCCGTCACCGGCGAGGAAGAAAAGCTCGAGGCCATCCTGCCGCTGGTCAAGAAGTACAACGTGCCCGTGGTTGCCATCTCCAACGACGAGACCGGCATTTCGATGGACCCTGACGTCCGTTTCGCCGTCGCCAAGAAGATCGTCGAGCGTTGCGCCGATTTCGGCATTCCCGCCCATGACGTCGTCGTCGACCCGCTGGTCATGCCGATCGGCGCGCTTGGCGACGCCGGTCGCCAGGTTTTTGCCCTGCTGCGCCGCCTGCGTGAGGAGCTCAAGGTCAATACCACCTGCGGCCTGTCCAACATCTCCTTCGGCCTGCCGCACCGCCACGGCATCAACGCCGCCTTCATCCCGATGGTCATCGGCGCTGGCATGACCTCGGCGATCATGAACCCGGTTCGCCCCCAGGAAATGGAAGCGGTGCGCGGTGCCAACGTGCTCAACGGCACCGACGAGCACTGCACCAACTGGATCAAGACCTACAAGGACTACAAGCCGGGCGAACACACAGCGCCGGCCCCCGTTGCCGTCACCTCGCCGGCTGACGGCGCTGCCGCCGGCGGTCGCCGCCGCGGTGGCCGCGAAGCTCGCATGGCAAGGGGATAA
- a CDS encoding formyl transferase, protein MSRGPIVFVTEGGPHIWAIANSLVDRFGPITVIQETPYSKRDLLMRRARKLGWMNVAGQLGTMVLVRLGKSLFGGSIRHIVEAEGLQPEPRPGQEIIDVASANSPEVLEIVDRLKPSVVFLAGCRLLSETTLAAIPCPVLNYHAGINPKYRGMNGGYWALASGDAGNFGSTVHLVDAGVDTGGVLYHARGKPEKGDTISTYPLRQAAFSRAICASAIDDALSGRLNPVETGLPSRQWYHPTIWQYLWTGIRRGVW, encoded by the coding sequence ATGAGCCGCGGACCGATCGTCTTCGTCACCGAAGGCGGCCCACATATTTGGGCGATCGCCAACAGCCTCGTCGACCGTTTCGGCCCCATCACCGTCATCCAGGAAACACCCTACTCCAAACGCGACCTGCTCATGCGCCGGGCCAGGAAACTCGGCTGGATGAACGTCGCTGGCCAATTGGGCACCATGGTGCTGGTCCGCCTGGGTAAGAGCCTGTTTGGGGGCAGCATCCGGCACATCGTCGAGGCGGAGGGCCTACAACCAGAGCCGCGGCCCGGCCAGGAAATCATCGACGTCGCCTCGGCCAACAGCCCGGAAGTTCTTGAAATCGTCGACAGGCTGAAGCCCTCAGTGGTGTTTCTCGCCGGATGCCGGTTGCTGTCGGAGACGACCCTGGCCGCCATCCCCTGCCCGGTTCTCAACTACCACGCCGGCATCAATCCCAAATATCGCGGCATGAACGGCGGCTATTGGGCGCTTGCTTCGGGCGACGCTGGAAATTTCGGCTCGACCGTCCACCTTGTCGACGCGGGCGTCGACACGGGCGGCGTGCTCTATCACGCTCGGGGAAAGCCTGAAAAAGGCGACACGATCTCAACCTATCCCCTGCGCCAGGCGGCGTTCTCGCGCGCCATTTGCGCCAGCGCCATCGACGATGCGCTGTCAGGCAGATTGAACCCGGTCGAGACCGGATTGCCGTCCCGGCAATGGTACCATCCGACCATCTGGCAGTACCTTTGGACCGGCATTCGTCGCGGTGTCTGGTAG
- a CDS encoding exopolysaccharide biosynthesis protein — protein MNGEQGQGGETAPRRRRGRRLSSIFAELAHNAKGDISIGDIRDTLGKRSFAPLLVLFAAFNLLPLPPGASAILGLPLLIVAAQMAFGSNQAWLPAFITKRSLSAEQFRNVTDWVIPRLIRLEEVVRPRYWPFWRRRGDRVIGIIALILSVSITLPIPLGNWLPAFATALLGLALSERDGILFAVGSVVGVASLVVVGAVVGGAGFATHAFLAWLG, from the coding sequence TTGAACGGGGAGCAAGGTCAAGGAGGCGAAACCGCCCCAAGGCGCCGTCGTGGCCGCCGACTGTCCTCGATCTTCGCCGAACTCGCCCACAACGCAAAAGGCGACATCTCCATCGGCGACATCAGGGATACGCTCGGCAAACGCAGCTTCGCGCCGCTTCTTGTCCTGTTTGCCGCTTTCAATCTTCTCCCCCTGCCGCCGGGCGCTTCGGCCATCCTCGGACTGCCCTTGCTCATCGTCGCCGCCCAGATGGCCTTCGGCAGCAATCAAGCCTGGCTGCCTGCCTTCATCACCAAACGCTCGCTGTCGGCCGAACAGTTTCGCAACGTTACCGACTGGGTCATTCCGCGTCTGATCCGCCTCGAAGAGGTGGTGCGCCCGCGCTACTGGCCGTTCTGGCGCAGGCGTGGCGACCGCGTCATCGGCATCATCGCCCTTATCCTGTCGGTCTCGATCACGCTGCCCATACCGTTGGGCAACTGGCTGCCGGCCTTTGCCACCGCCCTTCTGGGGCTCGCACTTTCAGAGCGCGACGGCATCCTTTTTGCCGTCGGCAGCGTCGTGGGCGTCGCTTCGCTGGTGGTGGTCGGTGCGGTCGTCGGCGGTGCCGGCTTTGCCACCCACGCATTTCTCGCCTGGCTGGGGTAG
- a CDS encoding DUF4893 domain-containing protein, translating into MLVRKLTLAALLLVSSGVAHADGVVQKLITPADKAKLEKYDATRKEALDEAKGGLKREVDVLATIVAKKPQPFSDFDMTGNWQCRTIKAGGIGPLVVYDWFKCKVTDDGSGWMLEKISGSQRTRGRFYTDSDTRLIYLGSGYVSGEKPKAYGRGQKTDQVGYAFRTGPAEWRLELPAPYYESKLDILEFRR; encoded by the coding sequence ATGCTCGTTCGCAAATTGACGCTTGCAGCACTCCTGCTGGTATCGTCAGGCGTTGCCCACGCCGACGGCGTGGTCCAGAAGCTGATTACGCCGGCAGACAAGGCCAAGCTCGAGAAATACGACGCCACCCGCAAAGAGGCGCTCGACGAGGCCAAGGGTGGCCTCAAGCGTGAGGTGGATGTTCTCGCCACAATCGTTGCCAAAAAACCTCAGCCGTTCTCCGATTTCGACATGACCGGAAACTGGCAGTGCCGCACCATCAAGGCCGGGGGCATCGGTCCGCTCGTCGTCTACGACTGGTTCAAGTGCAAGGTCACCGACGACGGATCGGGCTGGATGCTCGAGAAGATTTCGGGCTCGCAGCGTACCAGGGGGCGCTTCTACACCGACAGTGATACGCGGCTGATCTATCTCGGTTCGGGTTATGTGTCGGGGGAAAAGCCCAAGGCCTATGGCCGCGGACAGAAAACCGACCAGGTCGGCTACGCCTTCCGCACCGGCCCGGCTGAATGGCGCCTGGAGCTCCCTGCCCCGTATTACGAATCCAAGCTGGATATTCTCGAATTCCGCCGCTGA
- a CDS encoding cobalamin-binding protein produces MSDDEIILSELSDDELVQQMHDDLYDGLKEEIEEGTNILLERGWVPYKVLTEALVEGMRIVGEDFRDGILFVPEVLLSANAMKAGMHILRPLLAATGAPKQGKMVIGTVKGDIHDIGKNLVGMMMEGAGFDVIDLGINNPVENYLNAIEEHQPDIIGMSALLTTTMPYMKVVIDTMKEKGIRNDYVVLVGGAPLNEEFGKAVGADAYCRDAAVAVETAKDFMKRRHNVRASA; encoded by the coding sequence ATGTCCGACGACGAAATCATCCTGTCCGAGCTTTCCGACGACGAACTCGTGCAGCAGATGCACGACGACCTGTATGACGGGCTCAAGGAAGAGATCGAGGAAGGCACCAACATCCTTCTCGAACGCGGCTGGGTGCCCTACAAGGTGCTGACCGAGGCCCTCGTCGAAGGCATGCGCATCGTCGGCGAAGATTTCCGCGACGGCATCCTGTTCGTGCCGGAAGTGCTGCTCTCGGCTAACGCCATGAAGGCCGGCATGCACATCCTGCGTCCGCTTCTCGCCGCCACCGGCGCGCCGAAGCAGGGCAAGATGGTGATCGGCACCGTCAAGGGCGACATCCACGACATCGGCAAGAACCTCGTCGGCATGATGATGGAAGGTGCCGGCTTCGACGTCATCGACCTCGGCATCAACAACCCGGTCGAGAACTATCTCAACGCCATCGAGGAGCATCAGCCCGACATCATCGGCATGTCGGCGCTGCTGACCACCACCATGCCCTATATGAAGGTCGTCATCGACACGATGAAGGAAAAGGGCATCCGCAACGACTATGTCGTGCTGGTCGGCGGCGCGCCGCTCAACGAGGAATTCGGCAAGGCCGTCGGTGCCGACGCCTACTGCCGCGACGCCGCCGTTGCGGTGGAAACCGCCAAGGATTTCATGAAGCGCCGGCACAACGTCCGCGCCTCGGCGTAA
- a CDS encoding methylenetetrahydrofolate reductase, protein MTPPRPRQIDEHPDGIDLPLDALPGHSSRGRLERVLRRGEFAVTTELNPPDSADPEDVYNRARIFDGWVDGINAVDASGANCHMSSVGICALLTRMGYAPIMQIACRDKNRIAIQGDVLGAAAMGVANILCLTGDGVQAGDQPGAKPVFDLDSMSLLETVRIMRDNGKFLSGRKLTTPPQVFLGAAVNPFAPPFDFRPIHLGKKIAAGAQFVQTQYCFDVPMFRTFMERARDLGHTEKVFILCGVGPLASAKTAKWIRSNVPGIHIPDSIITRLEGAQDQKKEGKQICIDIINEVKEISGVSGIHVMAYRQEEYVAEIVDESGVLKGRRPWVREPRADDRLVADRLEHILHDDVTESQVDMVKTAH, encoded by the coding sequence ATGACCCCGCCGCGCCCACGCCAGATCGACGAGCATCCCGATGGCATCGACCTGCCGCTGGACGCCCTGCCCGGCCATTCCTCGCGCGGACGCCTGGAGCGCGTGCTCCGCCGCGGCGAGTTCGCGGTGACGACCGAGCTCAACCCGCCCGACAGCGCCGACCCCGAGGACGTCTACAACCGCGCCAGGATTTTCGACGGCTGGGTCGATGGCATCAACGCTGTCGATGCCTCTGGTGCAAACTGCCACATGTCGTCGGTCGGCATCTGTGCTCTTCTGACCCGCATGGGCTACGCACCGATCATGCAGATCGCCTGCCGCGACAAGAACCGCATCGCCATCCAGGGCGACGTGCTGGGTGCCGCCGCCATGGGCGTGGCCAACATCCTGTGCCTCACCGGCGACGGCGTGCAGGCCGGCGACCAGCCGGGCGCCAAGCCCGTATTCGACCTCGATTCGATGTCGCTGCTCGAAACCGTTCGCATCATGCGCGACAACGGCAAGTTCCTCTCCGGCCGCAAGCTCACCACGCCGCCACAGGTCTTCCTGGGCGCTGCCGTCAATCCCTTCGCTCCGCCTTTCGATTTCCGCCCGATCCATTTGGGCAAGAAGATCGCCGCCGGCGCACAGTTCGTGCAGACACAATATTGCTTCGACGTGCCGATGTTCCGCACCTTCATGGAGCGGGCACGCGACCTCGGCCACACCGAAAAGGTCTTCATCCTCTGCGGCGTCGGCCCCCTGGCTTCCGCCAAGACGGCCAAGTGGATCCGCTCCAACGTACCGGGAATCCACATTCCCGATTCCATCATCACGCGGCTCGAAGGCGCTCAGGACCAGAAGAAAGAAGGCAAGCAGATCTGCATCGACATCATCAACGAGGTGAAGGAAATCTCGGGCGTATCGGGCATCCATGTGATGGCCTATCGCCAGGAGGAATATGTCGCCGAGATCGTCGATGAATCAGGCGTGCTCAAGGGCCGCCGCCCATGGGTCCGCGAGCCCCGCGCCGACGACCGGCTCGTCGCCGACAGGCTCGAACACATACTGCATGACGATGTCACCGAATCCCAGGTCGACATGGTCAAGACTGCACACTGA
- a CDS encoding DUF1638 domain-containing protein, producing the protein MSAPRTQHQISADKVLVIGCGMIAREILAVKQRLGLDHLELTCLPADFHFHPDRIAPAMDKAIAEARQEGYRNIYVGYADCGTGGLLDRVCEKHGVERIEGPHCFAFYQGAEAYAKVAEDDMMSFYMTDFLCRQFQAFFIKPLGLDRHPELVTDYFGNYEKLIYLAQTDDPALDKVAEDAARMLGLVYERRATGYGDLTQALANATSAAANR; encoded by the coding sequence ATGAGCGCGCCGCGAACACAACATCAGATATCCGCCGACAAGGTGCTGGTCATAGGCTGCGGCATGATCGCGCGCGAGATTTTGGCGGTCAAACAGCGGCTCGGCCTCGACCATCTCGAACTCACCTGCCTGCCGGCCGACTTCCATTTCCATCCCGACCGCATCGCGCCCGCCATGGACAAGGCGATCGCCGAGGCCAGGCAGGAGGGCTACCGGAACATCTATGTCGGCTACGCCGATTGCGGCACCGGCGGCCTGCTCGACCGCGTCTGCGAAAAGCACGGCGTCGAGCGCATCGAAGGGCCGCACTGCTTTGCGTTCTATCAGGGAGCCGAAGCCTACGCCAAGGTCGCCGAGGACGACATGATGTCGTTCTACATGACCGATTTCCTGTGCCGCCAGTTCCAGGCTTTCTTCATCAAGCCACTCGGTCTCGACCGCCACCCGGAGCTGGTGACCGATTATTTCGGCAATTATGAAAAGCTGATCTACCTCGCCCAGACCGACGACCCCGCCCTCGACAAGGTGGCGGAAGATGCCGCCAGAATGCTCGGCCTTGTCTATGAGCGTCGCGCCACCGGTTATGGCGACCTCACCCAGGCACTTGCCAACGCGACGTCTGCAGCGGCAAATCGCTGA
- a CDS encoding entericidin A/B family lipoprotein has protein sequence MKLSHLAPIAVIACALALSSCANTIRGVGKDVKGTAHAIQDTVR, from the coding sequence ATGAAGCTGTCACATCTGGCGCCGATCGCCGTCATCGCCTGCGCATTGGCGCTTTCATCCTGCGCCAACACCATCCGCGGCGTCGGCAAGGACGTCAAGGGCACCGCACACGCCATCCAGGACACGGTCCGCTAG
- a CDS encoding LysR substrate-binding domain-containing protein, with product MNAPLNHPLPLLDLDVLRTFVAIAETGSFTTAANAVYRTPSAVSMQIKKLEDILGRSVFLRDARSVALTTDGEMLLGYARRMLAINREAVSKFIIPDIVGVVRLGSPDDFGERVLPHVLKRFAETHPSIAVDVIIDQSVNLRRRMDDRALDITLLTNSCKAVAAGAEVLLTEPIVWAGAKGGCAHMREPLPVSIWEEGCAWRAGALEALGREGRNYRVAYMSAHTAGQRAAILADLAVAPLPKSFLGHEMVELGSKDGMPEIGNYSLAMIVAPEASAPVKAAAEHIRAAFETFNLTGKF from the coding sequence ATGAACGCGCCACTCAACCATCCGCTGCCGCTGCTCGATCTCGACGTGCTGCGCACCTTCGTGGCGATTGCCGAAACTGGCAGCTTCACCACCGCCGCGAACGCGGTGTACCGGACCCCGTCGGCCGTCTCTATGCAGATCAAGAAGCTCGAGGACATTCTCGGCCGCTCGGTCTTCCTGCGCGACGCGCGCTCGGTGGCGCTGACCACTGACGGTGAGATGCTGCTCGGTTATGCCCGGCGCATGCTGGCCATCAATCGCGAGGCAGTGTCGAAATTCATCATTCCCGACATCGTCGGCGTCGTCCGCCTGGGCTCGCCTGACGATTTCGGCGAGCGCGTGCTGCCGCATGTGCTGAAGCGCTTTGCCGAGACCCACCCGTCGATCGCTGTCGACGTGATCATCGACCAGAGCGTCAACCTGCGCCGCCGCATGGACGACCGGGCGCTCGACATCACGCTTCTCACCAATTCCTGCAAGGCGGTTGCAGCAGGCGCGGAAGTGCTGCTGACCGAGCCGATCGTCTGGGCCGGCGCCAAGGGTGGTTGTGCCCATATGCGCGAGCCGCTGCCGGTGTCGATCTGGGAAGAGGGCTGCGCCTGGCGGGCAGGGGCGCTCGAGGCGCTGGGGCGTGAGGGCCGCAACTATCGCGTTGCCTATATGAGCGCGCATACGGCCGGCCAGCGCGCGGCCATCCTCGCCGACCTTGCGGTCGCACCGCTGCCAAAGTCGTTCCTCGGGCACGAGATGGTGGAACTCGGATCCAAGGACGGCATGCCGGAGATCGGCAACTACAGCCTGGCGATGATCGTGGCGCCGGAGGCGAGCGCACCGGTCAAGGCTGCAGCCGAGCATATCCGTGCTGCATTCGAGACGTTCAATCTCACCGGCAAATTCTGA
- a CDS encoding virulence factor, with protein sequence MADLIIVYWRDIPAQVIVKKGRQNAKRELPLRFTEAIDMCAMRTGAGDTDAYLAEWRKADPIPVGDDLEAEADRAMADIDAKFTRERLVALVKAGGKEDG encoded by the coding sequence ATGGCCGATCTGATCATCGTCTACTGGCGCGACATCCCTGCACAGGTGATCGTCAAGAAGGGTCGGCAGAACGCCAAGCGCGAACTGCCGCTGCGCTTCACCGAAGCAATCGACATGTGCGCGATGCGGACAGGCGCCGGCGACACCGACGCCTATCTGGCCGAATGGCGCAAGGCGGATCCGATTCCCGTCGGCGACGACCTCGAAGCCGAGGCAGACAGGGCAATGGCCGACATCGACGCAAAATTCACCAGGGAGCGGCTGGTCGCTCTCGTCAAGGCAGGCGGCAAGGAAGATGGTTGA